Proteins found in one Cheilinus undulatus linkage group 9, ASM1832078v1, whole genome shotgun sequence genomic segment:
- the ribc2 gene encoding RIB43A-like with coiled-coils protein 2, which translates to MSNFELLSDRMEKARLQRRRNDESERRERIFNHKVRTIGVDKDALDLQIKEKQRQEEAEKETQDTYDAEILHDSKMLSLLHNKQVKERQAMEKAIVDYRHEYQQPQRGLDGRRTEDGGAQMILPGLVGEDPDSKSRRQRQKDQLRGWLIQQQSERAAERRQQKMEEQCYDQSRAEMDSRALQLHSLEAERRKAETVATKDFNLAKIEEKECHRRSDLNEEGASSMNHQQEPLMDEDATNTPGMMGVSGPSSERGAPSESLQQLVQFQKLQIEEKKRMEQKKKLEEEQLDRVRLDSTRSALLIERQQARLNKELRRHLDSTNLHLAETHKQQKPDIKKGGIDDSFFSQFNTCSR; encoded by the exons ATGAGTAACTTTGAGTTGTTATCGGACCGTATGGAGAAAGCCCGTCTGCAGAGACGAAGAAACGATGagagtgagaggagagagaggattTTTAACCATAAAGTCAGGACTATCGGG GTTGACAAAGACGCCCTGGACCTgcagattaaagaaaaacagagacaagaggaggcagaaaaagagacacaagaCACTTATG ATGCTGAAATTCTCCATGACAGCAAAATGTTGAGCCTTCTTCATAACAAGCAAGTGAAGGAGAGGCAAGCGATGGAAAAAGCCATCGTTGATTACCGACATGAGTACCAGCAGCCTCAGAGAGGCCTAGACGGTAGACGCACAGAGGACGGTGGGGCACAGATGATCCTCCCCGGTCTGGTAGGAGAAGATCCAGACAGTAAGAGCAGACGACAGAGACAGAAGGATCAGCTCAGAGGATGGCTCATTCAGCAGCAGAGCGAACGAGCAGCAGAACGGCGTCAACAAAAGATGGAAG AGCAGTGCTACgaccagagcagagcagaaatGGACAGCAGAGCTCTGCAGCTTCACAGCCTGGAGGCTGAGAGGAGGAAAGCAGAAACCGTGGCCACCAAGGACTTCAACCTGGCCAAG ATTGAAGAGAAGGAGTGCCATCGGAGATCTGATCTGAATGAAGAAGGAGCTTCCAGCATGAATCACCAGCAGGAACCGCTTATGGATGAAGACGCCACAAACACCCCGGGCATGATGGGAGTGTCTGGTCCCAGCAGTGAACGGGGCGCTCCTTCAGAGAGTCTGCAGCAGCTCGTGCAGTTCCAGAAACTTCAGATCGAGgagaaaaag AGGATGgagcagaaaaagaaactggAGGAGGAGCAGCTTGATCGAGTACGTTTGGACTCGACTCGTTCAGCTCTGCTGATCGAGCGTCAGCAGGCGAGACTGAACAAGGAGCTGAGACGACACCTGGACAGCACCAACCTCCACCTGGCcgaaacacacaaacagca GAAACCGGACATTAAGAAAGGAGGCATCGATGACAGCTTCTTCTCCCAGTTCAACACATGCAGCAGATGA